Below is a window of Gossypium hirsutum isolate 1008001.06 chromosome A12, Gossypium_hirsutum_v2.1, whole genome shotgun sequence DNA.
CTGcggatacattctcaccaacgCTTACCCTTTCATTACTAGTTAATTTTCACTTGTTGGTACAGAGTTCTTTAAGGAATTTGGCATAACGCAGAATTTGTCCGATGGCATCCAACAGTGGCATGTTGATCTTGATATTTCTAAATGTTTCGAGGATCCCCTTGTCCTCTTTACCTTTTTGACATTGGTTCCATTGTCCTAGAAATGGAGGTTGAATTTTAGGCAATGGAGGTTTCGCTCGGACCTGTTCATTATTTTCGGACTTTTCTTGGGCAGAATATTGGCCAAGGTTTCTGCCAGGAATTGGTTCCAGTACTTTTCAACTTCACAATGTCACTGCATTTATGTATTGTCTTGGATTAGGTTCCGTTTGTGATAGCAGCATCCCTTGTGAgtttattttctcaattaatgTGGTCAACTCTCTTATAAACGCCTCGATTTTTTGTTGAAAATCAAGCATATTAACTACTAATTTATTTACTAAAGTTTCTAAAGAATTACCTGAATTTCTTGGCTATTGTGGAACccgattttggtatggctggttatattgtggattggccccataactcaaattgggatggttcctccatcctaggtTGTAGGCATTAGCGTAGGGGTCATATCGCCTCTGTGGTGGCCCAGGAAAATTTCCCACAGCATCCAAATGAGCAAtagtatcatcatacaaactagGACATACATCAGTTGTATgttcaggtgtagcacatattccgcaTAATTGGGCTAGTTTTGTTTTTTCTGCAACAAGAGAGttcacaatattagtaagtctatcaactttatcttctaaggttgaattacttagctggtgaacccttatAAGGGGTTCAGAATTGGCTCGGAATTGCTGAGTATTTGCAGCCATCGCAGATATCAAGTCCCTTGCTTGTTagggagtcatgttgaccaatgctcctCCACTGGCGGCGTCCACCATGTTCATTTCTATGGGTTTCAAACCttcataaaaatattggaaaagaGATTGTTCTGTTATACCATGTTGCAGGTAGCTCGCACACAACTTTTTAAATCGCTCTCTATAGTTGTAAAGAGACTCTGGTTCTTTTTGCCTTATTCCAACGATCTCTCTTCTTAACTCAGCTACATGTAATACTGGAAAAAACCTGTTGAGAAACAAACGAGAAagatcagcccaagttgtaacagatccaggaggtaaataaaatagtcaTTCCCTAGTTGAATCtgctagggaaaaagggaaagcacgcaatttgatttgatcctcagttaccccctgaggtttcatactaagacaaaccatatgaaactctttCAAATGTTTGTGGGGATTTTCATTTTACAACCCACGAAAAGTTGGCAGTAGCTGGATTAAACCTGACTTCAGTTCAAAATCgatatccatagtaggatacgtgATGCACAATGGCGATTGTTCTGCTAGAGCTTCGGCCAATTGCCGAATTGTTTGAGCCATTGGTTGATGTGCTAGAttcgggttttcgttaaccctagcatTAAGCATTTCTTCTGGTGAatcaacttttactttttctctTTCAAGTGTTTGAGTAGGGtcttcgttaaccctagactcaactTTATCGTCGACTTAGATTTTTGGTTGTGGGTTGCTCTGAGTACCAACCACTCTTGACTATTTTTTCCGTAACTTTGTTTCCTTGCGATTATCTCTAGCAGTCTTCTCTATTTTTGAACCAAACGTAAGAGTACCTGGAgtagatctggtcataagaaataaagaaacaagattagtacgttatcaatccccggcaacggcgccaaaatttgatgtgaTTGTTGAGAGCacaaaaaatatcctatccctataaaataataaataagaatagtataagggaagtagggtgtaataccctgaaaatttttacagtaaaatattatccatgatatagtaaaataaggaaataaagtgacaaaaagggaatttttgagtgatgtcaatattgagaagtatattatgatatattaattcaagaaaaggactaaattgcaaagatgagaaaagttttgttgcacaagagcaaatactcaaaatttaaggggttaaagtgtaaatataaaaaagttgaaagacTAATGgcgcaaatattttaagggtggaatgatctagaaaccaagaaaaattgatgaattaggaccaaattgaataggtaaaaaaattatgagcgactaaatcataattttaccaaattaagtgatgactcaaggatagaattctaaaagatcatgaagggcaaaatggtcaattagtaagagagagaattctagaatgtaatgattatgttgatgatattttaaattaattaattagataaatattattttattaatattttatgagatgtttattattattatattattatttatttagtataaaaggaaggaaagatgaagaattatcaacacatttcctttcccatgcaaactaacgtaggataagaagaagaaaagaagtttgctttctttacaatttagtccttccaccaaaaattcattattttcacctaaaaattgaaagaatttccatagccatcaagagagaaagatagcaaggagatgatggggagcaagaatatcaagttggattcaagaaatcgaagctagaggagagagaaaaatcaagttaaagattgacgtcaataagaaaaggtaagtacatcaagatttcaatatgtttttaagtttgttattattgataaagcatggaaataatgttatagtagagttttcttacataaggtcctatattcttgatatgttagtgaagaaaaaaaataagagaaagtgatgagaaatggtgtagaaaaagaaaataagggtgttataacatggtaattaatatcttgtactaaaacagttttggacagcagcagtagtctaactttgaaaaatcatcaaaaattttagaaatctaattataggatgaataaaatatgaaattaaatcttattaagtctagtttcttatcgaagaaattatgtaagcaatggaattctaaatcatgagatatgatgaattttgtgagacaatgtcagaatgatttcgggttcccctgttctgaatttgtaaaatcataaaaaaattggataaaaataattaggggcttaaattttatatgtttagaatcctgaatgagtctactttcaatagaaacaaatattaacataattcaaattctgtacaaggagataattaatttttagtgaagaacggtcacaactgtcagacagcagaataggggtaactttaaagaataaactgtacttattgactcaaccaaaaattctgaaaattttatggtaagaatatatatgagtctagtttcagattaAATTAgcatatcttaatttggagtcatatagctccagatataaataatttagtgactatgacacagatggacagcttgaatattcataaaagtaaataataaagattatagataatgttacttacaagtgtgctacatacatcaaggatgtggaatggagaggaggaggaggaaaacatatatgaatattcattaagcatggctaatttgcatattttaggtttagggactaaattgaataaaagtaaaactttatgggtaattttgtaaaaatgtcaaaaatgaccaaattgcatgaaatggattattttattatttaaattacaaaactgaatgaaattattaatttagttcaagatcgggggaaaacatattttagggattaaattgaaaaatgttgaaattatggaaaattctgatattttatagaattcatggattgttatcaatatatatgagaataatagctggaaataaggattaaattgcaagaattttattttcctgaccctaaggacgaaatagtcattaattaaaagtttaggggcaaaatgataattttacctagagcattaattaaatgcattagaagatgaaatgaatgaaaatgatgatcaaatttatttataaagatccggatgactcaaatatgagacttgatcgtggaaaagaaaagatatcggattaatgaaattataaacacaaacaagcaatgaggtaagtttgtgtaacttgaattgtattttaaatacttgaaatatgtggctatgtgatgaaaatatgatttgaatgttcaattcatgatatttgatgaaatattgataataatcaatataaattgaaaataaatcccagttgaatgaaaggaaaattcgatggatctctgaaaaggaattgactgtaaaaaggatctagcccggacgggtgatcctattctgatatagccctcccgaagaatacatgtaaaatggatttagcccggacgggtaatccgaattagggtctgaatttagcctggactggtaatcccgacaatactctatgagtttatattacaggggatttagcctggactagtaatcccactgtaaggatgaggttcgcgggagtgtgctctctgatatgaaatgtgtaagaccatggttgaaagataccatggcaacctgatatgaaatgagcaagaccatggttgaaagataccatggcaacatgacagaaaatgaataaaaccatagttgaaagacactatggcatcatgccaaagataaataagaccgtggatgggagacgctctaacatctgttgaacaattgatattcaggtaatatgtatcagatgacgaatggttatatgaaataattatgaagatagataaacgaaataagtataagtacatggaaaataatttatgttaagtcTAATATAAGCTATTaacggaataaatatacataaaatatatggaaatgatggagcatgaaatattgatataatgaaatgaatgatatatgcttatgaagaaacggtaagagcatgatatgtttcatgacatgtacatatatgattatctttgatatgttgatacaaggaaattgtataagttgagactattattaaactcaagtgcgatatgtcgagaaaatagatatatcaatgttgaatttatatgagatatgtgcaagtatactaacaatgttgctgtttgatgcttatacaagtgtcaaacttttgattgaatggtaatatatttatttatatgatgcattgaatcggtaagtatttaaattttttttagtgatctgtaaatggtagtaatgctctgaaaccctgttctggcagcggatacaggttaggggtgttacatagggtcaaatcctcagggaccggatttgCACAATTGCTTGTTCCTCGAAATCCTGgacagaatcgtgcccaagaaaaccagCGTacctggaaaaaaataaaaaaatagaattaaaagctTTGATTTAATTGGAAGtgcgaaaattaaaattaaaatactatagATAAATAGAGTTGAGAAAAAGTTTCTTATAGAAAGATTCCAACCTCCGGTTGTCTCGATCCGCCTTGGGTTTAATCCtcggcttttaggtgatccttctcaaacagaataagccagttatagtggaagacgacgcctacgaccaccagcttcaagaatttagacttacgatttagcgGAATCTGACTTAagccaacaatcgcttctatGGGATTATCTTATGCTAGATAatcacttctcaatggcgaatctcACGCCATTTTGTCTattgggctcgccaacctctgacgcagtaagctaaggAACCAACTGTgaaaccttcccaaaacatacaaattgGCCACCTTTGCACACGTTAAAATGATCACATttgaagggacatggacggaagcgtcagccctgTAATGCGAAGAAAcaatgaatactcgttgagaaggctaagcttAGATTCTAAGCCATATGAACTCTTTTTGGGGAAATTTGGCAACCTTCGGCTAGATAAATTTAGTAGCTCatgatttttttggaaaaagaaataaatataatggaaatgaaatttttatagaaaaatatgaaaagaacaaaagGCTAAACTtttttggggagagagtgtttacagaaaagatgAGTGAAAGTTGTGTCACTCCATCCCTTATTTATAGTACTAGgaaacctagtctattcctaattaaattctaaaagataaatacaaataattaaaaaaattaaaaataaataaggataaataaagacaaaagctAGGATAAATAAAGATCAgaactaaaattaaatctaaataataatccttaataattatcctaatataattggaATTTAAATAAAGTCTTgtctataaaatctcttctttgcactttttccccaaatctTCCACAATTTGTATTTTCGGCACCACCTCTTGCATGctggcccattttatctttaaattcacgcttttAGCTCCCAAATTTCCTTttaccttcaatttagtccctataagataaaaaatcataaataactcaaattagtaggatcatactcaaaataaacatataattaacacataaaaatatgacattCTAGAGTATTATCGTTACTTTTAATATTTGAAGGTAATGATACTTGGAATGCACAAAACGCAGGAAATTTTGTTAGGCATGACCAAAACTAAAGAATATggtaaatataatttcataaaattgaaTGTTAGAATACTTATCCAGAAAAAGCGCCTgatttttttacccaaaatttgaagGCTGCATATGGATTTGTTATAAGATTATGGTCGGCTTGAATGTTTAAAATTAAGGTAAACTAtatcattagtcactaaattatgggtaagtttttgttttgatcacttaattagaaaaaagttacaatttggtcactgaattatttaaaagttttcatttaattcatcgggttattaatgtaacaccctagtCCCGAATATGGAGTACTTGAATACTAAGGTGCTACATCAGGTCACCGGAGTAACCCAGCAaagttttcaaataattttaaaacattgaaaTACATTTTATATAAGAGAAAATACCATACATAGTTATactgaaaatagaaataaaagtagTTATACAAAATATGCGAAGCTCCAATATCAGCGTATatcaaaatagtcaaaataacaaaaaatgataaatgagTCACAAACctacaaaaaaatacaagtaaGGCCTTAGGAATACAATGCCCACTAATAGATAAGGTACTGTCCTCTGAATACGTGATGCTAGGAGTCTCTCGTCGATGATGTTCCTCGAACACAAAAAAAAGTCTACAAATCTGAACATTAAGAAAATTCAAAGACTGAGCTTTACAAGCTCagtgataataaaaaaaatctaccaTACTTCAAGCAATCATAAATATAAGCATGcaaatcaaatatatacataGAAACATGACAtgagtattgaataattaaaacatgagccattaaatctacataaCCAAATCGCTTGCATATCGAACTTGTCAAACTTTTTAGATTGCACATATTACTCAAATAATCGAGTATCCTGATAGTCTCGCGCCACTCATGGTTGCTAGTCAAATAATCCCTGGTGTCCGTAGGGTTACCCCGAGTGCCACTCATGCCTGCTAGTTAGGTTAGAGCCTGAAGGTTAAGCGCAAACAAAGCTTCAAACATATAATCACAAAAATACAACCATGACATTCGAGTCTCATACTCgtttcaactttcttatcattctagctaaaatattaactaaagAAGTGTAATAGTCTGCTACCCTGACATTTTGACGTTTCcttattcaaaaattaataactcaTAATATATAACTCTAAATCCAGCACCGTTTGTTTTAAACGAAACAAGACTTCTGTACAGTTCTAGAGATATAAGGCTTgcttcctattttatcttatgaaatttttggtgatttttcaaagttacttCTAAGTCTATTTTATAAGAATTCTGCTGCCAGATTTTTATGACCTTTCAAcactcaaaaattcatatattttaaaatacaaataaaaattgatCTCTGTTAGTTCTAACCGAAACTAGAATGGCTCATGGTTACAATGATGTATAGATcacttcttaattatttttacaaaatttatggtgaatttttgaACTTATTGTTCATGTAATGATCTGTTTCTAGCATATTTCACAACTAAGTTTTTAGCTTCATTTTTAAATATCCAAACAAGATTTCCACCCAAAGACATATAACATGCATGCATTATCACACAAGTATCATATTTATGACTTATCAAGAAGTATAGGAGAGTTAGAGGGTACCACCTTGATGGAAGAACACCAACAAAGTTTCTTGCCTAGCTCTCCACCACTTTGCCTTTACCCTTAGCTTTAGAAGATCCACCACCCTCCTTAGCTAATAACCATGTAACACACAagatttcccacaaaaaaataaaataaaagttgataGGATGTAAAAATACATactttaaataaacaaataaataaaatatgagaagaTGGGTAGAGATTTTCTCAAACTCAAACCCTTCCAAACACCTAAAAAAACCTCTACCTTCGTCTTTGACGaacatagatttttttttctatggaactttttttaaaaaaagaccaAGACCCTTGTCTTCTTTAATATTTGgaggatgaaaaaaaatggtgagAACTCACTGAAATCTCTCTCCCTCTAAAAGACTTGCTAAGGAAAAAAATAgatggagaaaagaagaaaaataaaaataaaaatgaagaaatgtaaaaggaaaaaaaaaggtgattatAATATAAGGGAAAATAGGGGCAAATCCTATTTATCCCATACCTCAATCTACCAAACCATCTTTTCTCATTAATTGGGAGAAGATTTTTACTCAAAAATGGTAAAATCACCATATTAGCCATCCATCTTCCCCTACTTCACACAACCTTCCCAACATTCTTAATTTCTTATAGAAAAGGTCCAAAATTCACCCAAATTAATTTCAACAAAAACCCaatcccaaaataaatttatccatCGCCAACCCAGGTCAATACTCGAATGTTGACTCGAGAATTTGGGGTCGTTACAATTAAAATTGATGTTATATGACTTTCTCTATTCGCACTCCtgcaccaatcaaaagctctcTTTTCCCCATCTTCTAAATTTCAAttctttttttatgaaacaactttaaatgtCACGAATctattaatcaaaattcaaacaaattttttttgatatCCGACACTATCTGTTAGATCGACTTAAGTCTAAGATATGTTTTTTTATTCGTCGATTGGTATTAATCAACTGTATGATCATCGAACCGTTATTTAGAGCTCACTtctaaaacttatttttaaaaagaaaaaaaaactcaacaatctaatgaattaattaaaatttaaaagggtaATAAAAAAGTGTAGATGAGAATAAACAATAGAATACAATAAGTGTTTGAAGGTGCTAAGAGGGTgaatggtgtatatatatatataggagtaGAAGTAGGGAAGATATCAATTAAATTacaattggataaaaatattcTTATTGCATTAAATGAAAGTCATTTAATAGCATAGATTGTAGTAAAAGGTTGGTCAAAGATTTTGAATTGGTCAAATTTTATGGTATAAAGTGTTGAAATATATGGAATAAATCGATTAATACTAATTCTAATTCAGATTAGTGAGGATGATAGGTAACCTTAAAAATCGAGTGTGCTGTCATTTAACTCCATTAATACGAAGTAATCTGAACATTGCAATTGCATCTTAAGTTGAGTTAATTagaatgttattttttttcttttcacttttattttttttttcaatttagtcgtCTAATCTTATATCTCTAGAGTTGATAATGATGTCTCTTTTGGAATCGAATCCATAAGCTTCAAGATTAAATTGATTAAtcctttgaaataattttaattaaaatatactataagtttatgtaatttttacaaatttagaatgtaatttttatacttttattttaagaaattcagTCCttctatttttgaatttaaaatgtaaatttaattattaacaccgttaattttgttaaattcatgtttatagttcaatattaataattgaatttgaattaaaaaaattaaattattaaaaatttacagAAAATACAAAGAATTATAAAccaataattttaattaagataataCAAGTCTACTTCTCTAAAGTTCGATGATAATAAACTTGTTTTACAATTACTTGACTACAACTCATGCATTTACAAGATGCGGTTAGGtttgattgaattttttatattatttgttgaTTCGATTCGGTTTCGttaagttattaattttttttattttaatttttggttttgaattattttattttattttaataaaataatttttgttttctaaaatttgaatattattagacaaaattttaaaatatttttttataatttattttaaatataaaatattacttttatataataataaaaaagtaaaattcaaatcaatttcaagtATCTAATATTCttctaaaatgaaattaattttttatttttctttcttaaccCTATCATATATGTCTTGTTTTGATTTGAAATTGTTTTCTTTGAAGGTATAAACGACTATGATTACAGTCCATAGCGACATGTCTGTGATTCCTAGATGGTAAGTCGCTCATTTGCCTTAGCAATTGATTAAAGGTTGAATCGTTAACTGATTTCGACAAGTCATCgtctaatttagttttttttttctggtaCTAATGTGTATAGTGTGAATGTGTGGTTtagtataatttattaatatttttaaataaatatatctcaaatataaatatatattttaaaattataaattaaatttaataacttaattaaatgattatattttatttttagatataataataaaaatagttaagaTTAACATATACTAAACCttgatttaatatattaaaattttatataaattaatactAGCCCGTACAAGATAATATTGGTCGAAATGTACTAAAATTCTAACCGAAACaaaatataaatcattttatATCAATTTAAGATAAAAACTATGTATTAGATAATACaatcgaattaaattaaatttattttttttattcataaaattaaattattatttttgatagaTTAGTGAGATTGGAATTATGATTATTATGCAAAGGGTTAAAAGCTCAATTGTCGGCGGCCTTAGACTTCTTTGTACTAAATGTGTATTTTGATTGAGTTTCACTAACATGTAGTTTTTGATTGTGAGGGAAAAAAGGATTACAAGGTTTCAATATGTATATCACTTGAGTACAGACAAGAGCTTAAACCAAACGAGTAGCATCTAGTTTTATTTACTAAATACTAgtgttatgtatgtatgtatgtatgtatgtatgtacccATTCTTCCGTTAACTAGAATTTACTTTACTCGACACCTGGCAATGTCAACAGCAACTGCTATAGAATATCAGTGAGATCATTGTTTAATGAAAGCCTTAAGATGGGACATCATTTCCTGTGTCCGAATTTGAGAAAACTGGGAATTATGCAGAATTTGAAATGCATGCCCCACACCTTCATACATCCTTGTTTCCACCCATTTCCCAGAACTGGCCAATGCATTGCAGAATTCAAGGTTCCTATCTTTCAGTATATCCTTCTCTGATATGCACACCATTGCAGCAGGAAGTTTCAGTTCCCTCAATGTAGTAGCACCTTCAGCTAAAGGGTTGCACCATGGATGATCACGGTCTGCACCTAACGGCAGCGATAATCGCCAATAGGTATCGAAAACTGATAGACTGAGTGCTGAGTTAGCTGGTTGTGTGGCGTGCATTTCAGATATGGTTCTTTCCTCTCCTCCGAAAAATGGTTGAATCAAGATTATACCCTTTAGAATCAAAGGCTTGATGCTGGAACCAGATATTCCATAGGATCTGATGGCCACATTGTAAGCTATATTAGCACCGGCACTATCGCCTGCTAGGAACAAACTAGAGAACCGGCATTGGTTTAACCACCATTTGTGTTCATTAGCCCCATTCCGAGCTTCTTGTTTCACCCACATAAGAGTGTTGATCCCATCATCATACGCGGCAGGAAGACGGTTTTCTGGAGCTA
It encodes the following:
- the LOC107939808 gene encoding probable carboxylesterase 17; this encodes MPQSTFKSQPLLPKTILISYLMRSKRMAAISFNPRLNVQGGRKNHGVVVEEIAGLIRVYGDGHVERPPIIPSAPCMVTNGVVSKDVAIEKFTNLWTRIYVPSYSSKMPLLVYFHGGGFCVGSASWRCYHEFLAALASKAGCIVLSLNYRLAPENRLPAAYDDGINTLMWVKQEARNGANEHKWWLNQCRFSSLFLAGDSAGANIAYNVAIRSYGISGSSIKPLILKGIILIQPFFGGEERTISEMHATQPANSALSLSVFDTYWRLSLPLGADRDHPWCNPLAEGATTLRELKLPAAMVCISEKDILKDRNLEFCNALASSGKWVETRMYEGVGHAFQILHNSQFSQIRTQEMMSHLKAFIKQ